The Zerene cesonia ecotype Mississippi chromosome 19, Zerene_cesonia_1.1, whole genome shotgun sequence genome has a window encoding:
- the LOC119834298 gene encoding facilitated trehalose transporter Tret1-like, with amino-acid sequence MSTQTLRQVLVITGLALCSISDGYIFGQTSGMIDALRSNNSSLELSEDGLSWLASSINITCFCGFAVVAIVTEILGRRKALILLNIPVLCCWIMVYLAQNIATLLFSRIIMGMSYGGVLMLTYICVGEYASPNIRSLCLNLIGCVGSLIGSTLGHILSILVPWREVALLGVIPTCLAIVIPCFWVESPFWLASKGRFDECKEAFEALHISTDTTKKELSLLIANERRNQTKYSSNTHVLKIIVTKISIAIKQKYFWKISILNSVINIYRIAGGRILFTTLALTILKDITGDSSILMHTILVDGFCILGALISCVLVRKFKMRSLLFSSGLLANIILLVLATVLYCRPPHQDDIYVWIKVSLLALYFIIMLAGPYAVLETLLVEINPLDIKAFFIFFFGAVIGVAQFLAVKLMSNMVNSIGYHGIFFLNAAIIFMCMTYIWYYLPETKGKSLEEIQAHFKNERLLEGVNENCEQCNVLLDSVKKCSHNI; translated from the exons ATGTCCACTCAAACCCTCCGCCag GTGCTAGTTATAACGGGCCTGGCGTTGTGCAGTATCTCTGATGGATACATATTTGGTCAAACGTCGGGCATGATAGACGCTTTGCGCAGTAATAATAGCTCCTTGGAATTATCGGAAGATGGACTCTCTTGGTTAG CATCATCGATCAACATTACCTGCTTCTGCGGTTTTGCGGTTGTCGCAATTGTGACGGAAATACTTGGACGAAGAAAAgctctaatattattaaatatacccGTGCTGTGTTGTTGGATTATGGTGTATTTAGCACAAAATATAGCAACACTGTTATTCTCTCGAATAATTATGGGAATGTCTTACGGTGGTGTCCTTATGTTGACATATATATGTGTTGGTGAATACGCATCGCCAAACATTAGGTCtctgtgtttaaatttaataggcTGTGTTGGATCGCTGATAGGTTCGACCCTAGGgcatattttaagtattttagtCCCTTGGAGAGAAGTTGCCCTTCTAGGTGTCATACCTACATGTCTTGCAATTGTGATACCTTGCTTTTGGGTAGAAAGTCCGTTTTGGCTGGCATCCAAAGGTAGATTTGATGAATGCAAAGAGGCTTTCGAAGCACTTCATATATCGACTGATACTACGAAAAAAGAACTATCCTTATTAATTGCCAATGAGAGACGAAACCAAACCAAATATTCAAGTAATACccacgttttaaaaataattgtaacaaaaatttCGATAGCTATAAAGCAGAAATATTTTTGGaagataagtattttaaatagtgtCATCAATATATATCGCATAGCTGGAGGACGAATATTATTCACTACTTTAGCGTTGACTATTTTAAAAGACATTACTGGTGACTCTAGCATTTTAATGCATACAATTTTGGTAGATGGATTTTGTATACTGGGGGCACTGATATCTTGCGTTCTagtaagaaaatttaaaatgcggAGTTTGCTATTCAGCTCGGGACTATTAGCTAATATAATACTTCTAGTACTTGCTACAGTTCTCTATTGTAGGCCACCACATCAAGATGATATTTATGTTTGGATTAAAGTATCGTTGTTGGCGTTATACTTCATCATCATGTTAGCTGGGCCATATGCCGTATTAGAGACCCTATTAGTTGAGATAAACCCTTTGgatataaaagctttttttatatttttctttggaGCTGTAATTGGTGTTGCACAGTTTTTAGCGGTAAAGCTTATGTCGAATATGGTAAACTCGATTGGATATCACGGAATATTCTTCTTAAATGCCGCAATCATATTTATGTGCATGACATATATCTGGTATTACTTGCCAGAAACTAAAGGGAAGTCTTTAGAAGAAATTCAAGCACACTTTAAGAATGAAAGACTACTTGAAGGTGTTAATGAAAATTGTGAACAATGTAATGTCTTACTTGATTCAGTAAAGAAGTGttctcataatatttaa